GGAAAGTAGAGAGCAAGAAAACCTAACCATCCGATCCGATTCCAACCCCTCTACTTTCTAACCGGAAACCAAAAGAAACTACAAAAAACAAACAAGAACCGACACCTACAAATAAGAACTTAAATACCCTCGACATTAAACTTTACTAACTAGGTGCCATGAACCTTTATTCTTCTAGCTCTAACCTTTCTCGGTTTGGGGACGGGCTCAGGACGAAGGCGCTTTCCTTCAACACGTAAATGTTCGTAACCTTTCATTGCAGCGTGAAAAAACCGACAACTTTACTTGAGGAAGAACAACCCCCATCAACACCAAGAGGAACCAACGAACTATCTTCTCCATCACTACCGTTAGGAGCATCTTGGAATTGTCTTTGAACCGCATCGCCAAACTCTAAATCTTCATCCGTATCTTGCAAACAACACGACACATTTTTGCCAGCCTTATTTGGTAGCTTCTTTGACCCGTGATCAACCTTATCATCCTTTCCCTTCGAACCCACCAAAGCTTTACATTTAATCAATTTATCCCACTCACTCCGACAAGAATTCTCACACACCAAACCAACACACGGGAAACTAGTTGATCCATCTAAAACACTGTCCTTATCGAAGTGCAAAGGAACATTTAAATCAAGAGTAATAGAGTCTCATTTGAGCTGTCAACAGAAGCCATAATCCTTTAAACATGGTGCCACCCCGATCACCTCTACCCTACCCGAAACTGCCTCGACCGTTCCCTCAATAATCCCATCATCGTCTTCACCCGAAACTGCTTCCAAATTCCCTTTCGCACCACCATCTTTGGCCACTGCATCTTCTGTCGCCGATTCAATCACACCACCAGTACCCGAATAATTACAACAGGAGCCATCGCAACTTCACACAATAAATTCAAAACAACAAATTAAGGATGGAGAGAGTATACAAAGGAATGTAAGTCAATATACGGGGGGATCCATCGTATTTTGTGGAGATTATCTAAAGTGTTGTTCTTGGTAGATATAAGTAAAGGCTTAATTAAGCGGATAATCTCTATGATCTAGTTTAGTTTATGGTTATAGTCTTTAATTTACTTTTTTGACAGTGAAAATCCTTGTATTTTACAATTATTGGGTGGATCGTGGATAGTCACTCCTTTCGTTTGCAAATTTTTCCATCAACGGTATCGATTACCCCTCTGACCAAGAGGTTATGGGTTCAAGTCTAAGGGTGGATATATGTACATAGTTGTGGACTTGTGAGTAGTGAGTTTGCCTTAAAAACTCTCACATTTGTATATCACAGTTGTCGGAATCAAAACCCAGACGGTTGTGAATATGATGTACTTCTTAGTTCTGGAGCAAGCTTATGATGATTTCAAAAGCATCCTTACGTCAATTGGTGTACAGTGGAAATGCACTTTTGGTTAGTATATTGAAACCAAGTACATTGATGAAAAAAGATTAAAATACTAAAAGCTTGCTCATCTGAAACCGTATTCAAAAGTATTCAGTCGAAAATGTTGGGGTTTCAGGCAAGTAGTAATCACATAAACGTTGTCCAATACCTATCCGATCTCTATGTAAGCTTAATTTTGTTATTTAAGATGAAGAAAAGGACGTGAAGCAGAAGACCATTAATTAATTAAGACAAAATTGCACggggggtccctgtggtttgttcaaAACAGCAAACGTAGTCCAAAAGTATTATTTCAACTTGGGGGGTCACTGTGCTTTGTAATAGCTGCATGGGGGGTCCAATCGACTAACTTCTGTCAACAACTAACGTTTTAAACCCTCACATGCCTGgcacatgagggtattttcgtctaAAGCATTTATGTACACCTCCTTTCCATACCCCTCCTTTCCATTTCTTCTTTCTGTAACTCCCTAATTCTTCTTCTCCTTTGTCCTTCAATGTTATCCTCATTCTCAAAATCACTTTCAAAATCATCATTGTCTAAATCATCAAGTTGTACACATCTTACTTTTTGTCTACTTTCTTGCTTATCATTGGATTTCTCTTTAGTACCTTTGTAACTGAATTCACCCATATCAACAATTTCTTCATGTATAACATTCTCTTCATCAACAACAGTATCATTCTCAACATTTGGATCACCCATCCCATTCTCTTTCTCCATTTGAGCCATTGTATCTAAATCACATGTATCTAAACCATCAAATGGGTCAAATGTATCTAAATCATCAAATGTATCTGCAGTAGGTTGAATGTTGTCATACACTGACTCTTGGGTGACACTTGGTTTGTAAACTTCAGGCTCAGTAGTTTGGGTGTTATTAAACACAATTGATTCACTAGGTTGACTGCTTTCACCTTCATGCCATTCCAACATTAATCTTTTTTGCAACTTTGGCTTTTTTCTGCTTCTAACTATAGGAACAACCTCCTCTTCAATCTCTTGCAGTACAAGTCCTTTCTGTCTAGGACTCTGATAAGTTGTTAAGGTGGTGTTATCATGTTCAATGTACACACTTATTTCCCTATCCTCTTTAACATACTGAATCATGTTAATTACATCAATATCACTACCCAGAGCTTCTAATCCATAATCCAAATTAGTTGTTGGTCTAAGAAAGTGATAAAACATGACCTTATGCCCATCATAACCTAAATCTTCCACCATATCATTCAATTCATTAACTGAAAACTTATCTGTATCAATGAGATCAAAATATGTCACATGACCATTCACATACTCTCTTCTTGAAAATGGAGTAAACGACCCACCATGGTGTAACTTTATACTAAATAAAGAAGGTTCACGACCTGCAAAACAAATAATTTTGCCCTAAAGCACAGAAATAGTAGATACTGTAAAAGAAGTGATGAATGTAGAAATTAATACCGTATATTAGGGGTAAATCATAATCCAACTCCTCCGTACGCCTGTGATACAAAGGATTAACCATTTTTACGTGCAATTAGGGTTTCAGAGATTGAATCGTCGCCACCAAACTACAATTTTGCATTCAATGAAATAAAATGGTTCCAGCTACCTATTAAAAGGGTGTACATAAATGCTTtagacgaaaataccctcatgtgcCAGGCATGTGAGGGTTTAAAACGTTAGTTGTTGACATAAGTTAGTCGATTGGACCCCCCATGCAACTATTACAAAGCACGGTGACCCTCCAAGTTGAAATAATACTTTTGGACTACGTTTGCTGTTttgaacaaaccacagggacccccgTGCAATTTTGTCAttaattaaatcaaatattatACCAAAACACTTGTTAAATTATATACAGTAGGACTTATGGTTCATGACTGAGTTATGATAGATAGTTTTTAGATGGTCATGACTCATGGTACAAATTCCGTCAATAGCTGTGTGGTATTCAAAACGTGTGCACATGCGATGTACGGTCCGTTGAGTCCTACATTTTCAGGTAATAGACTCTGACGAACCTTAATActccatctatatatataatagagaAGTATAAACATGAAGAACCTTATTGTCGGACAATCTTATCCAGATATAATTACAAGTGTAACAATCCCAAGGGCCATAATTAAATTTGCAGCAACTGTAAACAAAATATTCACAAAAGCAACACCACAAATAATTCATTCATTTAACAAATTAAAAGAAAAGACTAttgcgtcatcatcatcatcatgctacATCAATGTCATCAACATCAAGCCAATCACTAGATCCTTTCCCCTCGGAGTTACGTGCACCACTTACCTGGCCATGGTCAACAGTCGAAGAATCACTGCCAAGCTGGACCCAATCTGGTGAGTCTTTTGTAGGGGGGGCATCTCCATCGTCATCCTCAAGATCGCTAAATGATACATCCTCATCATTTTCAATGGGAATtgtatttgttgttgttgttgtaccagTAACGTTCTCTGAGTTATCTTCCTTCAACcaatcatcttcatctttatctGTTTCATCTTCCGTTTTGGTCTCCTCTTTTCGTGGTTCCTCTTGGATAACTGATTTGTCTACGATTCTAACTTCTTCTTCAGTTGGAATGGGATGCTTTTCAGTCTCTATATCAACTAATCTAGTCGAGGTTGTTGCTTTAGTTTTAGATATCTCAAGTGGGACGGATTCTGACTTGATAACAGATGGCACCGGACGATCCTGTTCTTGAAAAGGATCAGGTTTAAGTTGAGAATAAGAAGAAGTGTTTTGTGATACATCCTCCTCTTTAGTCTGCATGTTTGTACGGCCCTTCAACTCGTATTTCAATGCCGCTCTGGCTTTCACAACCTGCAATGACGGCATATTAGATTGCAACCTATCAACTAATTAATCGAGTTACAAACACCAATACTTGGGATGGGGTGCGTGTAAGAGAAATAGTTGTTGGCTGATGAACAGAAAAAATCATGCAATTCATGTCATAAACAATTAAAAATGGCAACAAAATTGAGCACAGAACAAGAATGGATGGGGTCCAATGCTAAAACGATCAGAACCATTCATACGATCTAGCAGGTCAACAAAACTTCTTTAAGGAAACTTTTTTTGAAGTTAACTTGTTACTGGTGAATTAACAAAACGAATACAAATGACTCCATCTTCATAAAACAGTGGGGTCATAGGTGAGATCATGAACCATCAACTAAAAGGCTAGATCGTAATTCATTCATTAACTGGTGAAATGACAATCCTTAGTTAAAGAGACAGATTAGATCAATAGTTTACACTTTACACAACTCAAATCTCACCCTATTAATATGCCCACTTGAAATATTTTTCTGTAGAAGCAATAAAAAATAAGCCTATATGCCCTAAAATTGCACCATTTTCCATTGTAACTAACAAATAAAATCTACCTTCCTAGAGAAGAGAGCCATTGATGAAATGTCCATATGATATCAAGTGTCTAGACATTATCCGCCAATGAACAGAAACTTAAATGTTATCCATACATACAAATACAGACGGTGTTCATATTTATGGTATCTCAAACGAAAACACTTCTTAGTGAAAACACCCTGGAATACTCTCCAACGGATACTTAAAAGAGCCCTACATGAATTGTGTGAAGAGGATTCACACCATAACTTGTATACTAACCCAAGCAATAATGTGCACGTTCCTATCATAGGAACGCATAAATAACTACCCACTGTTCCAATTCAGATAAATACATGGTATATACGTTGATGTGATAAGGTCCCCGTATGTTAACCTAACAACGTATTAAAATGTAGAAAAACATATCCCCTTCAAATGCCCAGCAAAATTTAAAATTCTAAAATGTTTAATACTTAAAGACTAAGACTATTATTGGCTATTACCTAAGGTCAACTTCTGTTATGATGACTTTTTATCATTCTTAATTTCTTTGTATCATAATTAAGCAGAGAGATAGCATAAAAACATGACAACAAGGACGGACCTTTACAGATATAGGTTCCCATCACCATTACAGTTTCATATTAGCCCATAAAAAGAGAACACAATTATCCTAAATTATGTTTACTTCATAGCAAACTTACCTCTGGTGTTGAAAGAAGTTCAGCAGCCTGAGGTTCAAGTCTAGGATGCAGAAGCACAAAATATATCTTCCAGAAATTACTTTCACTCATATAACCGGGACAAAGCTCAATCCTAAGTGCAGCCAACCTCGGTGCTAAGCTTTCAACAGTCAAAGCATGCTGTTGTTGTGCATCAGACAGCTCAAAATCTGCAATGGATGAAAAAACAACAATTTTATAAATGACACTGCCACATACATACAATAAAAACTTTTATTTTGAAATATCCAACAAGACCTAGTCCCTTTTCATTAATCTAACTCCAAGCTCTATTATAATACATTATTAAGAAACACACAAAagcatttaattatcatatttgacTTGAGAGCAACTCATTGCAAAATTTGAAGACAAACATTGACTGAACACAACCATTAAGTTCTAAAAACTTCAACAATGCTAGTATACGGCCCAACTAGTGATCACAAATTATTTAATCAAGTAATGCATATCCAGTTATAAtccaaatattacataaataaattcAAACACAACactttattacaaataaatatatataccttggctatcatcattatcatcatcatctggtAATGGAAAATCAAGCCAAGTTTCAGGATGCATTGTAATATCCCTAACAAAAGCCACAACTTCATCAGTAACACCAAGTGTTTGAGCATCACTAGACAgcatataatcatcatcatcatcatcaggtgATAATTGCAGAAAATTAGAAGCTAATTTGGTAATGTCAGATACATCAATATTATTAGACAGCTTCGATATTCCACTACGAAATCTCCCTCCGATCTCCGCAAAATCTCTCCGGATTCCAGCAATAGGTTCCGGAGCTCCATCATCCGGATCAGATTTCGAATTCGACGGTTCGGCAGATGGCGGTGGCGCTAGAAACGATGCGACGCCCCAAAATTGACGAGTTAGGGTTTTTGTGATTTCTGATAAGTCCTCTTTCACTCCACGTCCTGGAGTTAACGGCGAATCGTTGTCATCTTCGATTACTTGTTCAGGTTTTTCAATTGTGTTGTTATTGAGCGGATGCTGTTCGGTGACGTCATTgttttcgtcatcgttatcgagGTCGAGTTGGAGGGTGTTGGCGATGGATCGAGCGAACCATGACATTATGGAATCGGAAGATTGAAAGAGATTCAGATCGCCGGTAGCGATTGGGATATAGCTTGATCAGAAGAATACAGATGATAGCTTACTTCTACGCAAGCAGCTTGACCGTCATACAATGGGGTCTCGTTATAATTTAGTGGAATTTTAATTATacgatttaatttaatttaatttaaaggtCCATTACATAGACACGTAACTTCACAATCCAATTTGTGTATTTGGTGCTGGGAGGAAATTGAAACGATCAACCATCTTTTGTTACATTGTAAGTGGTCGTTCAAGATTTGGTCGGCTCTTTTATCTTGGTGGAAGCTTGAATGGGTTATTCCGGCCTCAATTGAAGACTTTTCTTTTGATTGGTTCTATGGTATGGGTATTAAAGCGTTCAAGTTTTGGAAGTTGATTGGCCCCGCAACGATTTGGGCGATTTGGTTGGCAAGAAATGATTTCATATTCAACCGGAAAGTCATGTGTAGATCGGTTTTGGTCCGTAACATCAAGCTTAAGACCTTTCTTTGGGCAACAAACCTTAAGTTTTGCAACGGGTCTCAATACTACGTTTGGGATCACAACCCGTCATTACTATGTTTTTAGATCCTCTTTTCAATTTGTATTTTATTGTAATCTCTTGTTTTAGCCGAGTTTTTAACTCCGTCATTGTAACTCTATATCTTCATCGCTTTGATGAAGatcgttttaattaatataagtctTTTTCGCCTTTAAAAAAAAACATAGACACATAAAACAACCCTCACATAATGAAGATTAAATCAGGTCGTTCATCGTTTAGCATAAGCTTTGTAGACCACATATGTATAAGTCCTAAATATATCAAAATATAAAGCATGTGATCACCACACATGCCACGTCAGCATAAAGCTACACAGTCGACTACACAATTTCAAAT
This genomic window from Rutidosis leptorrhynchoides isolate AG116_Rl617_1_P2 chromosome 2, CSIRO_AGI_Rlap_v1, whole genome shotgun sequence contains:
- the LOC139891813 gene encoding uncharacterized protein translates to MSWFARSIANTLQLDLDNDDENNDVTEQHPLNNNTIEKPEQVIEDDNDSPLTPGRGVKEDLSEITKTLTRQFWGVASFLAPPPSAEPSNSKSDPDDGAPEPIAGIRRDFAEIGGRFRSGISKLSNNIDVSDITKLASNFLQLSPDDDDDDYMLSSDAQTLGVTDEVVAFVRDITMHPETWLDFPLPDDDDNDDSQDFELSDAQQQHALTVESLAPRLAALRIELCPGYMSESNFWKIYFVLLHPRLEPQAAELLSTPEVVKARAALKYELKGRTNMQTKEEDVSQNTSSYSQLKPDPFQEQDRPVPSVIKSESVPLEISKTKATTSTRLVDIETEKHPIPTEEEVRIVDKSVIQEEPRKEETKTEDETDKDEDDWLKEDNSENVTGTTTTTNTIPIENDEDVSFSDLEDDDGDAPPTKDSPDWVQLGSDSSTVDHGQVSGARNSEGKGSSDWLDVDDIDVA